In Cyanobium sp. AMD-g, one genomic interval encodes:
- the groL gene encoding chaperonin GroEL (60 kDa chaperone family; promotes refolding of misfolded polypeptides especially under stressful conditions; forms two stacked rings of heptamers to form a barrel-shaped 14mer; ends can be capped by GroES; misfolded proteins enter the barrel where they are refolded when GroES binds), protein MAKRIIYNEQARRALERGIDILAEAVAVTLGPKGRNVVLEKKFGAPQIINDGVTIAKEIELEDHIENTGVALIRQAASKTNDAAGDGTTTATVLAHAMVKAGLRNVAAGANAITLKKGIDKATEFLVGKIEEHAKPISDSNAIAQVGTISAGNDEEVGRMIADAMDKVGKEGVISLEEGKSMTTELEVTEGMRFDKGYISPYFATDTERMEAVLDEPYILLTDKKIGLVQDLVPVLEQIARTGKPLLIIAEDIEKEALATLVVNRLRGVLNVAAVKAPGFGDRRKAMLEDIAVLTNGQLITEDAGLKLENTKLEMLGTARRITINKDTTTIVAEGNEAAVKARCEQIRKQMDETDSSYDKEKLQERLAKLSGGVAVVKVGAATETEMKDKKLRLEDAINATKAAVEEGIVPGGGTTLAHLAPALEEWAAANLSGEELIGATIVASSLTAPLKRIAENAGVNGAVVAEHVRNKPFNEGYNAATGEYVDMLAAGIVDPAKVTRSGLQNAASIAGMVLTTECIVADMPEKKEAAPAGGGGGMGGDFDY, encoded by the coding sequence ATGGCAAAGCGCATTATCTATAACGAGCAAGCCCGCAGGGCCCTCGAACGCGGCATCGACATCCTTGCCGAAGCCGTTGCTGTCACCCTCGGCCCCAAGGGCCGCAACGTGGTGCTGGAGAAGAAATTCGGCGCTCCCCAGATCATCAATGACGGCGTCACGATCGCCAAGGAAATTGAGCTGGAAGACCACATCGAGAACACCGGTGTGGCCCTGATCCGTCAGGCCGCCTCCAAAACCAACGACGCCGCCGGTGACGGCACCACCACCGCCACCGTCCTGGCCCACGCCATGGTCAAGGCGGGTCTGCGCAACGTGGCCGCCGGCGCCAACGCCATCACCCTCAAGAAGGGCATCGACAAGGCCACCGAGTTCCTCGTCGGCAAGATCGAGGAGCACGCCAAGCCGATCTCCGACTCCAACGCCATCGCCCAGGTGGGCACCATCTCCGCCGGCAACGACGAAGAAGTGGGCCGCATGATCGCGGATGCCATGGACAAGGTGGGCAAGGAGGGGGTCATCTCCCTCGAGGAAGGCAAGTCGATGACCACCGAACTGGAGGTCACCGAAGGCATGCGCTTCGACAAGGGCTACATCTCGCCCTACTTCGCCACCGACACCGAGCGGATGGAAGCGGTGCTCGACGAGCCCTACATCCTGCTCACCGACAAGAAGATCGGCCTGGTGCAGGATCTGGTTCCCGTCCTTGAGCAGATCGCCCGCACCGGCAAGCCCCTGCTGATCATCGCCGAGGACATTGAGAAGGAAGCCCTCGCCACCCTGGTGGTGAACCGTCTGCGTGGCGTCCTGAACGTCGCCGCCGTCAAGGCTCCCGGCTTCGGTGACCGCCGCAAGGCCATGCTCGAGGACATCGCCGTTCTCACCAACGGTCAGCTGATCACCGAGGACGCCGGGCTCAAGCTGGAGAACACCAAGCTGGAGATGCTGGGCACCGCTCGCCGCATCACCATCAACAAGGACACCACCACCATCGTCGCCGAAGGCAACGAGGCGGCGGTGAAGGCCCGCTGCGAGCAGATCCGCAAGCAGATGGACGAAACCGACTCCTCCTACGACAAGGAGAAGCTGCAGGAGCGTCTGGCCAAGCTGAGCGGCGGTGTGGCCGTGGTCAAGGTGGGCGCTGCCACCGAAACCGAGATGAAGGACAAGAAGCTGCGCCTGGAAGACGCCATCAACGCCACCAAGGCGGCCGTTGAGGAAGGCATCGTCCCCGGCGGTGGCACCACCCTGGCCCACCTGGCCCCGGCCCTCGAGGAGTGGGCGGCCGCCAACCTCTCCGGCGAGGAGCTGATCGGCGCCACCATCGTGGCCTCGTCCCTCACCGCCCCGCTCAAGCGGATCGCTGAGAACGCCGGCGTCAACGGCGCCGTCGTCGCCGAGCACGTGCGCAACAAGCCCTTCAACGAGGGCTACAACGCCGCCACCGGCGAGTACGTCGACATGCTGGCCGCCGGCATCGTCGATCCCGCCAAGGTGACCCGCTCCGGCCTGCAGAACGCCGCCTCGATCGCCGGCATGGTGCTGACCACCGAGTGCATCGTGGCCGACATGCCCGAGAAGAAGGAAGCTGCACCCGCCGGTGGCGGTGGCGGCATGGGCGGCGACTTCGACTACTGA